atcatatttatattaatcacatacacattaatatttgtacaattcatgtgatgataacatttaaataatgtatagcatggtattatttacatacgaacttacctcgataccacaaaggtaaAAAAGACGTAATCGTCCATAAATTGATTTTCCCCGTTCTAGGCCCAAATCGCATttttcaacatctaaaacatcacatttagctaattaaaatagtgtactgatcaaattagtccattgacacactttggcaaaatttacaattttgcccctctattttgccaaaattaccaaattgcccctatgctcgtaaaataatttttatcacactTCTTTACTTCTTGagcctagatgaaccattttcataactatatcaactcataattttaactatttcacacatttacaattacaactttgcataataacctttttaaggtattttcatgcaaatttccttcacaaaagttatttattagacaattataactcatattctttcataaaaactcagcaaacaacacatatatgcattcatggaaaaactctagactctttattattttgaaaactagacccctcatttgaaagcttatgctttaggggttccaaaaatataaaaatcatcaagaaataacCAAAGATTACTTACTTGTTAGGGCTTAGAGTGGCTGGAAATTTAAAGCTCAAAACCCCCATTCTTTGCTGCCATTTTCGTGAGGAAAAAgaagaaatgaaagagaaaatgacattttatttctttttttttcttattttaatacaaattagtcaaaataaaacacctaaaagccacaatttttggctttttgacCAATTGGTCTCCCCTTGGCCGACCACACAtttaaaaagggtctaattgccctttaaagacctccaattttagTTCTCTAATCTATTAACACATTTAGGCATTaacacacaacttttacattttacgtgatttagtcctttttcgaaattggactagaaatcgttAAAATTAACtgaccaaaatttacatgcacttataaaattatattatagcacataaaataatactaaaaaaaattctccggcctcggaatagtggtcctgaaatcactgttccgactaggcccaaaattgagctgttacacATGATGGAAACTTGACTTGATCGTTGGTATAATGCCAAGTCTTGAGTTTAAttagacaaagtacatcattagtatgtgactgctagcactataaataaatccatcttAAGATTAAAGTGTTAGGTACCCGTAGTAATAAtggaaggatgagtaatgtactcttaatggagtCATAACGttaatatgttagagtgttataaatACGGGAACACTCTTGACGAGCTTGGCTTTAAcaacactcatgaaaagaggacacagACACATGGTCATAATAGTCTTTCTAGATACTATACATTTaccgatgttgaaatcattgtgtgagatgtgtttggTTAACCAAATGGACTAGTTGGTTTAAAGCTTAATCTACTATgtaatttcgattaactttaacatgttttcactaagcgAATGTTCAATCATAAGACAtcttcatttatgcaaattgatttccaataTTATCAAAacgtaaaatattttgaaaatggggagAGAttattggaacattttcaaatatttatagtgttccaataactataaatgaaaggGTGAAATATCTTTTAGTTATTGATCAAGagttatatcacttgattttggacaaagaattataactataTAATCAACATTACTTGAAtagttatgaaatattatttgaataattatgtctcttttaaatatgtgattatttaGAAAAGATACTTATTGAAAGTTATGTGTCTATGAAGAGAGAGTTCTTATAAATAGTAGTGAGATTTAATTTGGAATATATAccaaaaattatcaaaagtttTTTCTAATATTCCTCCATCTTCTACTATTATTAGATTATCCTATAAAGAATTACTgcagaaattctttatagaatttgattttcttgttatacTCTGCTTAATGCTTAGTGAACTATTTCTGTTaatgcaaaacgcaaatagtcactgggcttcattgtatcctcgaggtttgtttgcttaaaactcatttgcacaccgagTATAGGTGAGGTGAATAGAACCTTAacgatagtggcttgatacacgccttggagccttgtcctattgtTTTGTTTTTCTGTTTAAGGAGTTGTTCATGTGTTCAAGATTTTTCTCAACGAAGTTCCACATTaacaattttaactaattagtagtaattttttaaaatattacctaaggatacataataatattttaccTCTACTAGATTTTTAACTCAATTGGCACACTATATTTATGTTCGCTTAACTAAGAATATTTTTTTACCAAACTTAAATAAGAATATTTAAAACGTAACAAATAACTACTCttttagtaaatattttttataaacaaaTATTACCATACCGGAACGGTGACAGGTTCTATTATCATACcccaaaaaacaaacaaacaaacaaacctGTACCTTTTGACCTATAGCTTAGAGAAAACAAGTCTTAATTACTAACTTTCATGGAGATCGCAGTGCTTGTATTTATACAATGATGGAATTACACAATACTATAGTAAATAATCATGTCTTGCATTCGGCAAATAACATATACATGTTGATCATAAAGTGAAGCTAATGGACTCAAAGTGCAGGTTCTGTGCCAATCCAGACGCACAAATTTTCGCAACATCGTGCCGCATCTTCCTCGGTCCACACGCAAGAACTCCAACATCTGATTCTTTTAAGTCTAATAGTGTTTCTGCAATATCGAGAGGAACCGTCAATTTTACTATAAACATGGACGCCATTACTGTTTAAGGTTCTCACTCAATTAACAAGCTTACTCTTGAAATCAGGTCTTGAACCAAAATGAACATTGGTAGCTTGGACGAGGCACTGATGGGGAAGGCTTTCGAGTTCTGCACCAGAAAACCATGGCGACACCCCTGGTGATGTTACTGGTGTTGCTATTTCTCTGTTCGGGATTCGGTTCCCTTCCCTTTCATTTTGTTTCTTGTACCACAAGAAAACTACACTAGAAACAATGAAAATGCAAACACAAACAAGAAACATATCCCAGAGTGCTCTATAAGAGAAATGGTAGATTTGTTCAGTGTTGTGATCTATAGGGTATATATAATAACGAGTGACAATGCCCAAAAGAAGAAGGAACATAAGGAATGAGGATGAAATTATTGCCCCAAGCCATAACCAATTGTTGGGGCCTAGTGTAGCAGAAATGGGTGAGTCTAAGGGGCTTGGCTTAAACCATATTGTTTGGAGAGGTTTGTGGGCTTCAGCCATTGGCTGCTCTTCCTCTCTGGTGATGTATGCTTCAATCTGCAACTGTATTTGGGATATTTGTGGAGTACCCGAGATGGGAAGCAACAAATCTAGCATTGCAAGGTCAGCTGAGTTCTTGAAGGCACAAATCATAATAACTCGTGGAACCTTGAAATTTGGCTTCTGGATTTGGAAAATTATCTCTCGGATTATGGAGATAAAGGGAGTAATGCCACTGCCTCCGGACACCAATACCAGACACTCGTGCCTGTTTATAATTTAACAGGTAAATTTAGTATTTTCGCCCCTATATCGTACTCAAGTTGGGATCAATttggtataattttttttttgtcattcatTAATGTTATGGTTTAGTTCAAATCACTAATATCATCAAGCAACTGTTTGTGGGATGAGTGGAATTTTAAAATATCCAAATTGGaccttttaaattaattaattagtgaaAATAAGTATTTTGACAGACTTAATTTCAGCtttttatttcagaaaattttggatttttaaagAATTAGTCCAAATCATATGGTTCAACTTATTTAAAAAATCgataaattagtaaaaaaaaactattttgataattatataattttacatattttaatgatattttataatttaaatttaaatggttaaaaggtaaatttattaataatttaatagaaCGTAGGGTGTAATTTAGCTTAGTTATCAATTGAAAACATTCCACCCACCTCAGAAAATGAGAAGAATTAGGCCCATAGGGCCCTTCAGTTGAaactattttgataattatataattttacatattttaatgatattttataatttaaatttaaatggttaaaaggtaaatttattaataatttaatagaaCGTAGGGTGTAATTTAGCTTAGTTATCAATTGAAAACATCCCACCCACCTCAGAAAATGAGAAGAATTAGGCCCATAGGGCCCTTCAGTTGAAACTTGAAGACGATCCAAAGATGAACCGAGTTCTTTGTAAAGCTTGTGAGACCAACTTCCTTGACATTTGATCACCACGCTAAGCTCATCAGTCTCCATATTGCAATTGGAAGAAACTGTAAAAGGATGCCATTGTAACTTCGAAATTCTAGGGACATTCACAAACAAGATGCTGGTCGGATTATAATACAATCTGGAAGGTCCAAAGAAAAGATTAATAACAGCTGAAATCATAAATATATAAGAAGATTTAAGCATATTAATTGCAGGATAGTTATAATGACCAGGAGTCTTGGAGAAGTTGAGTTCAAGAAGGCCACATGGTAAGAGACGTGCAGACAATAATGCGGTCCGTTGTTGGGATTGTAAGAATCTTAAGTATCTATCAATGAGGAAAAGGAAGATCCCAGGAAGGATCATGCAGAAATAAGCATCGCCCACATGCAGTACGTAGAAGAAGATGTAGGGAAAGTAGAGATGGTGGGTGTAGAAGAAAAGCTCAAACTTCATTCGTCTAAACTGAGGCAAGCTTGTCACCCACATTGGCATTGCAATTACAATTGCAATCACTCCTGCTACATTTGATACCCAAGTTTTGCTCCATTCCACCATCTGCACACCCAAATAATATACTTACATTTATCAGTTCTCACTCCGATCTTCCAATAACAAATATCAACTATaaccatattaaaatattattaatacaaaattttcaaaaagaaaatgttgAATATGGTAAATAAGTACCTATCACATTTAAgctgatttttaaaaaaaaaaactatatatattttacaGTTTATGAATATTAATCTTTTCAAGGTTTTAGTAGTCTCTCAAAAATATCGTctctaaaatttaaacttaaattctAATTCTGAAAATGCAATGTGACTCACTACTATACCTAACAATAGTTggtattcaaattattatatttaaatttattcaaatttatctacaatgatataaaatattatagtaataaaattaaattatgaaatagatAATCAagcaatataattatatttaatacttaattaacatattaaacaattttataatataaatttaatatttaatttattcaacatttaatatttcaaattattaaaatttgacaTCTCTAAGGATAAATATCAAATGAAAGATTGTAATAACAGAAACTCCAAGAATCAATAAATAGAACTTAACCAACAGTAAAACTACTGTATTTTTCCTAGATTAAAATGATACTATATAAAGAAAATGTTCCCCCAAAACATGCATATTGTTAATTTGGTGCTAAGGTTGTTAAACGGTTGCATTGgttattattcaaataaaaatattattaattgaattaatttaaattttaaaaaattttattcgttaattaaataaaaaatttcaaaaatcattaACAGGTCATATTAACGGAAACTtgtaaaatgtatttttttcttttggatcaaacaaatttaaaataataataataataataatgtgatGACAACACTAAATTAAAAACGTAACTCATAACAAATTGCAATATTAATGATGGCAAAAAACACAAGATAGCAGAAAAGTTTAACAATAATTTGCAACATCAACAGTAAAGTTGTCAGTAAAAAAAAAACAGGGACTTATTTGtgataataattcaaaatgaaaagaaaaagaaaaataatttattgaagtcttaaaaaaaaaccaaagataATAACAATTTTTGAACTGAATTAATCAATAATCGAACTTTCTCAAAAAAATTTATCTAACCTTTAACCACATTAAATTTGAtgactaattaattaactaaaattaatttgatttgataGATTATTGGTTTCAACCCAAGTTTATATACCCGTATTTGGTGCCTCCTCCATTTTCGTGAATGCTTCTATGTGCTCAGGATCGTGGGATTATTAGGGGTGTTAAGGCTAGCATGAAAGGGTCAAATATTAACCATTTGTTTTTTTGCTGATGACGCTCTCCTCTTTATTAGAAACAAAAAAGGGAAAGTTGAagcttttatgaatattttaaatgattttgagaaaatgtttggacaaaaaattaatttagaaaaatctaTGGTTTATTTTATCCCGAACACCCCTGCTAATCAACGAGAGCTTATCAGCAATATGCTCCGTATGAAGGTGGTTGAGAAGTTAGATAATTATCTCGGCTTACCTTTGCATATCGAGAAGAGGAAATCTTTACCTCTTAAGGACATTCTTAATCGTCTTTCCTCTAGAATTAACAGCTGGTTAAAACGTCTCCTTACTAACTTATGCCCTGTCTATTTTTCTTGCTCCTAAAGGTATTATTGAAAAAATGAACTCAGGGATATGCAAAATGTGGTAGGCGTGTAAAACTAAGCACCGAGGTTGGGCTACAATGGCATGGGACAATATTTGTATTCCTAAGGGCATGGGGGGTCTCGGTTTTAGAGACTTGCATCTTTTCAACCTAGCTCTTCTCAGAAGACAAGCTTATAGGCTTCTCACTGATAAGGATACGCTTTGTTATCGTGTTCTCAGCTCAAAATACTTCTTGAATGGTAATTTCTCTAGCCCAAAACATGTTGATAAACCGTCTGTTACTTGGAGTAATATTGCCACAGTTGTTCGAAGTTTAAGACAAGGCTTTGGGTGGCTAGTGGGAAAAGGAAAAAGTTTGGATATTCATAAAGATAATTGGGGCTTTGAAGGTCTTAATGGGGATGCTTTTATATGCAATAGGGAGCAAGTGAGCGAGAAGAAAGTTTATGAGCTGTGGGTGCCAGATAGTAAACACTGAGACATGAATAGGGTGAATGATATTTATGGAGAAACATTGGGAGATCAAATTTGTAATATCCCCATCTTTCCTCACTGTCCGAATGATGTGCTTGTTTGGTTTCACAGTCATCATGGTACTTATACTACTAAAGTGGCGTACTCTTGGCTCATCCTCAAAAAGATGGGCATGGGACCTCACCAGTTGCTCTGGAAAATGATCTGGCAGCTCAAAATcattccaaagattcaaattttGATTGGAGAGTGGGTCATGAAAATTTgctacaaattcaaaaattgcaTCCATTCGACCTTTAATGAATCCGGCTTACCAGCGTTGTGGGGCTGATAAAGAAACACTTATTCACGCTTTAAAGGATTGTCCAACTGCGAGGGAGACTCTAATGTGTAGAGGCCTTGACGATAGATTGGTCAGCAATGTATTCGATCGGTGCTTCGACTGGTTGGAGATGGCCTTAAGAATCCTTGATAAAAAAGTTATGGAAAACTTCATTACCCTCATTTGGAACTCCTAAtgtaatagaaaaattttacttttCGTGGTAAAGAGGAGGATGCGAATACTATCTGGAATAGAGCTTTGACGTTCAGTAACAACTTCAGGATCCCTAACTTTAGCGAAAGACCGATGCTCCCTAGTCAACCTACTGGTCGTAAATGGATAAAGTCGTCCCGTAGGGTGGCGAAAATAAATGTGGACACTTTCATTAAAGAGGGGAACATGGGGTTGGGTGTGATTGTCAGGGATGAAGATAGTTTTGGTTTGGGAGGGTATGGCTGTGTAAAAGATATTAATTTTAATAGTGAATGGGCAGAAATGAGGCTATTGAAGAAGGCGACAGCCTGGCAAAAAGTTTGAATTTAAAAAGGGTTCAATTCGAATCTGACAATGCAAATATTGTGAATAAAATTAATAGAAGGGATCATGatcagggatttaaatagcggtccgttatcgaaatagcggccgttatataaCGGTAATGGCACCGTCCGAAACCGCTACTGCCGAAACCCGCTATACCCGCAATACACAATAAGTTAtgtaaaattcacgaccgcgatacctgcaatgaccgcaatagcatccgttatgtccgcaaccgcgataaacgcaatgcgaccgaaaacgcgaccgcgaccgcaatttaaatccctgatcATGATATAACGTTTTTGGGATAGCTAGCTAAAGACATTTATAAGAAGCTGAAGTCCTCTGAGGATGCCATCATCATTTGGATGCTAGATCCAGTAATAAGCTTGCTGGTTTTATTACCAAATTTGTATTGAGTAATAATTGTATTTGGAATTTCGATGTGAATTATCTAAAAGAGATTCACGATCTTATAATTCTGGATGCTATAAATGAAAGCTAAGCCTTTGAGGTTCGTtttgttttgttaaaaaaaaaaagtatttggTGCCTCCTCTTCTCCTATTGTACTTCCTTTCGGGCCTATGATTTATATTCTCTACGCCAACGTTCATTTTGGGATGCACACCCATATCTAAGCTTAATGTCTTTATCACATAAATTAAACCCATTAGATGATATTAATGAAATCAATTAGATAAAAAATCAATTGCATgctgaaaaaaaattcaatgtcgATGGGGCGTTCTTGATTGAGATACAAAAGAATCCTGTTGGATGATATTACAAAACTTCTTTAAATGCAAAGGGAATACATGGCACAATGACACATGTTACTAACCATGAtaaacaacaaaagaaaatgtTCTATCAAGTATCAACAACAACTCAATGATCTTAACTTCTTTTTACCTTTGAAAGGTAAAAATGAAAGGACGATCAAAAAGGAAGGAATCTAAACCCCACCTTTATGTATTTTTTCCAATAAAGAAGACAACCCCATAAAAGATGCATAATAAAAGTGATCCCACACCTTTCCTTTACCCATATCCATAGAGGACTATGTACTAGTGTTAGAAGtgagattatattttattattctactaaaaaatggataaattaatctttatatgttagattaaagagaaACTTGGTCTTTCTGTTAAAAGTTTCATCTgtttttgttgttaaaacttGGTCTTTATACGTTAGCATACGATACACATAGTAAGCCATGTGTCACTGTCTAGTTATTTTGTCAACTATGTCAGTTTTTAactatacaaaataataaaatttttaacaaaaaggattaaattactttttgatctaatgcACAGGAACTAATTGGTCTATTTCTTGAGTAAAGGAGACAAAATGTAGTCTGACTTCTAACATAAGGACCTCCATAATTCTTTTATCAGATTGAATATAAAGAGTAAAAGGTAATTAGGAAAGAATGAATTGATGAAAACTATACCTCAGCCATTTGATTAGTGATGGCCCAGTAGATAATGAAACCAATTGTATGAGCAGCAAAAAGTATGTTAGAGAGGTGTCCAAGCCAAATATGATATTTGATGCTTGATTCTGAGGTTAGCCCAATTAGAGGCAAAACTGATGACCCTCTTGTTATAGGGAAGAAGAGAAATGCCCAGCATATGTTCCCTATGTATCCAAGTCTTAATGATACACTTCGAAGTTTAGCTTCCCATCTGCCCCATCAAgcataaaccaaaaaaaaaaaaaaatcccacatatattaatattcAAAGTTCAAACTTAAACTAAAAACACATAGGGTTTTGTCGTATACGTACATTTTCTCGCCTTCTTTATGCATGTGAAGGTTTCCGAAGCTGACATGCAAGTAGTTTGCAAGGGACCAGATTAAGAGAGCGACAAACATGGATGCAAACGTTAGCTCCAATGCAGAAACAATTCCAAGGGGAGCCATTACCACCACCGGTCGTTTCAACAAGGCAGTAACACTGTCCAAACCCAACCTTTTGGAGTGATTAGAAGAGTCGGTCGATTTGTTTTGAAAATGGAGGTAAGCGCAACCAAACGCAGCAATGAACATCAGGGGGAAAGAAAATAGCAAAAGGTTTGTCCCTGTTAAGTTAAAAAGTGGGTGCATGCAATGCAACGCCATGTAAAGGAATCAATCACAAGATTTGAAGAGTGAAACAACATCGCACAGTTAGTTAGCAGCAAAAAGCCAAAAGCATCAAAGACAACAACTCACCTTGTCCTGAAAAATAAGTAGAATTGAGAGTGGTTTCCAGGTTGGGTGTCCATGTGTTTTTGTAAAGTTTAGTCGGCAGCATAACCCAAATCATCAACCACACAGCGAAAACCACAAGGAAAATCGCCCGCACCATTCCTTTGCTGCTCATCTTCTCTCTCCTTAAAAGCTTTtactaaacatatatatttatatgtatgtatgtatgtatgtatgtatgtatgtatgtatgtatgtatataaagcCACACTCGCTGCCTgaggcttatatatatatgaaacacCTACGAGTATCGAATAGTAAAGGGCTTAAAGAGAAAACAGCATGAAGCATGCATACATGCACTTAGTTTGGATTCTTTAGGATGATttcatttggtttttattttgggattgaaaaatttcaatttaatcttgtGAGGTTGACAGATCATGGGAGGTTGAGTCTCAGGAGATCTGTCATTTAATTGGGCAACGTGGTGATAAATTCGTTTGGCATGTTATTGATTCAAGTCTGTGGTTTTGGTTGTGATGGATGCTTTGCCGGAGATAAGGAGCTCATCTTGCGTTGGTGTTGCTACATAGATTATGCTGATATTTAAGAGGTTTTTAATCCTagtatatttttatctttaaatgGAAGTTTCAATGTTAAGTTTTTGGTGCATTTTGTTTTTACTTCCATGTTTTGGTTTGCTTCAGGTGTCTGGTAATAGTATATTTGCTTTACTatccttagttttttttttttcagtttttagtaacaattttattttgactgaccaatatatatatatttgatgtaACCATACATGTTCTAATTTGTTTCATAGTTTAAGTACATTGCAGTGGAATGTATGTAAAATTCTCTcaacaatcaaaattttaaatgtttgaaaataaaACCACTTTAATTTTTTCCAACTTGGTAATAtctttatatttgatttattagaGTCAAACTTAAAAGAGTAATAGTATATTAGTGGTATAAACTAATTTTAATGTATAGGGATTGTGCTTCTAATGCTAGTACATAGTTGACTTTATTTCTTAGAAATGATAGTACTGATAGTACAAGAGAAAACTTTGCAATATAAGAAAAATACTGAATAATCCGTTACGTATGCATAAATCAGAATACAGATATGAACAAAACAAATTAGACTATAAATGAAgcaaatgtaaatatatatatataatattcaaacacatTTGTTAAAgataatcaaaacatatatgtaatgataaaaa
This window of the Gossypium hirsutum isolate 1008001.06 chromosome A09, Gossypium_hirsutum_v2.1, whole genome shotgun sequence genome carries:
- the LOC107951153 gene encoding ferric reduction oxidase 4; this encodes MSSKGMVRAIFLVVFAVWLMIWVMLPTKLYKNTWTPNLETTLNSTYFSGQGTNLLLFSFPLMFIAAFGCAYLHFQNKSTDSSNHSKRLGLDSVTALLKRPVVVMAPLGIVSALELTFASMFVALLIWSLANYLHVSFGNLHMHKEGEKIWEAKLRSVSLRLGYIGNICWAFLFFPITRGSSVLPLIGLTSESSIKYHIWLGHLSNILFAAHTIGFIIYWAITNQMAEMVEWSKTWVSNVAGVIAIVIAMPMWVTSLPQFRRMKFELFFYTHHLYFPYIFFYVLHVGDAYFCMILPGIFLFLIDRYLRFLQSQQRTALLSARLLPCGLLELNFSKTPGHYNYPAINMLKSSYIFMISAVINLFFGPSRLYYNPTSILFVNVPRISKLQWHPFTVSSNCNMETDELSVVIKCQGSWSHKLYKELGSSLDRLQVSTEGPYGPNSSHFLRHECLVLVSGGSGITPFISIIREIIFQIQKPNFKVPRVIMICAFKNSADLAMLDLLLPISGTPQISQIQLQIEAYITREEEQPMAEAHKPLQTIWFKPSPLDSPISATLGPNNWLWLGAIISSSFLMFLLLLGIVTRYYIYPIDHNTEQIYHFSYRALWDMFLVCVCIFIVSSVVFLWYKKQNEREGNRIPNREIATPVTSPGVSPWFSGAELESLPHQCLVQATNVHFGSRPDFKKTLLDLKESDVGVLACGPRKMRHDVAKICASGLAQNLHFESISFTL